From Vibrio fortis, a single genomic window includes:
- a CDS encoding choline ABC transporter substrate-binding protein, giving the protein MTIIRTVTKKTLAASAISVLALNAHAAVEPQQCENVRFADVGWTDITATTAVTTELLKGLGYQTKTDLLSVPVTYSSMANGDIDVFLGNWMPTMEGDIAKYREAGTVETVRANLEGAKYTLAVPKYVYDAGVKSFADLAKHADKFKDRIYGIEPGNDGNRLIQSMIDSDAFGLKDFSLVESSEAGMVSQVSRAARRNQWIVYLGWAPHPMNSNVEMEYLDGGDDFFGPNYGGANVYTNVRANYLSECSNVGQLLQNLEFSLEMENELMEAILNQNVQPNKAAQQWLNSNPQQVEAWLENVKTLKGESASEAVSAYLKQVKA; this is encoded by the coding sequence ATGACAATTATCCGCACCGTGACTAAAAAGACATTAGCCGCTTCGGCCATCAGTGTATTGGCGTTGAACGCACACGCTGCCGTCGAGCCTCAACAGTGTGAGAACGTGCGCTTTGCAGATGTTGGCTGGACCGACATTACGGCAACGACTGCAGTAACCACCGAGCTGCTAAAAGGACTTGGCTATCAAACTAAAACAGATCTGCTGTCTGTACCTGTTACTTACTCTTCAATGGCGAATGGCGATATTGATGTATTCCTTGGCAACTGGATGCCAACGATGGAAGGCGATATTGCTAAGTACCGCGAAGCAGGAACTGTGGAAACTGTGCGTGCCAACCTTGAAGGTGCGAAGTATACATTGGCTGTTCCAAAGTATGTTTACGATGCTGGCGTAAAGAGCTTTGCTGACCTCGCTAAGCACGCAGACAAGTTCAAAGACCGTATCTACGGTATTGAGCCGGGTAACGATGGTAACCGTCTAATCCAATCGATGATCGACTCAGACGCATTTGGACTAAAAGACTTTAGCCTTGTTGAGTCGAGCGAAGCGGGCATGGTTTCACAAGTGTCACGCGCGGCACGTCGCAACCAATGGATTGTTTACCTTGGTTGGGCACCGCATCCAATGAACAGCAACGTTGAGATGGAGTATCTAGACGGTGGTGATGACTTCTTTGGTCCGAACTACGGCGGCGCGAATGTCTACACAAACGTGCGCGCGAATTACTTATCTGAGTGTTCAAACGTCGGTCAGCTTCTGCAAAATCTAGAATTCTCTCTGGAGATGGAAAATGAGTTGATGGAAGCCATCCTTAACCAAAACGTTCAACCAAACAAGGCTGCTCAACAGTGGTTAAACAGCAACCCACAACAAGTGGAAGCGTGGCTTGAAAACGTCAAAACGTTGAAGGGTGAATCTGCTTCAGAAGCCGTGTCTGCTTATTTGAAACAAGTAAAAGCTTAA
- the choW gene encoding choline ABC transporter permease subunit, producing MNFITENKIPVGQWMEAGVDWLTINAAGLFDAISIFLETVILFLVDVFKWMPPALPILITAALAWYLHRKISLVVFVVAALLTILNLGYWQEMLETFVLVFAATTISVLIGVPVGIMAAHRPWLYTVLRPILDLMQTVPTFVYLIPTLVLFGLGIVPGLISTIIFAIAAPIRLTYLGVTKVPEELVEAGKAFGASRMKLLMKVELPAALPSIMAGVTQCIMLSLSMVVIAALVGADGLGKPVVRALNTVNISQGFEAGLAIVLVAIILDRLCKTPNQKEA from the coding sequence GTGAATTTTATTACTGAAAACAAAATCCCAGTCGGTCAATGGATGGAAGCTGGTGTTGATTGGCTAACGATCAATGCTGCGGGACTGTTTGATGCCATTTCGATTTTTCTAGAGACGGTTATTCTGTTTCTGGTGGATGTATTTAAGTGGATGCCGCCGGCTCTGCCGATTTTAATCACCGCGGCTCTCGCGTGGTATCTACATCGTAAGATCTCTTTGGTTGTGTTTGTAGTCGCGGCCCTGCTGACCATTCTTAACCTTGGCTACTGGCAAGAAATGCTGGAAACCTTTGTCCTCGTGTTTGCGGCGACAACGATTTCCGTATTAATTGGCGTTCCAGTCGGCATCATGGCAGCCCATCGCCCTTGGCTGTACACAGTCTTAAGGCCGATTCTTGATTTAATGCAGACGGTTCCAACCTTTGTGTATCTAATCCCGACCTTGGTGTTGTTTGGTCTTGGGATTGTGCCGGGGCTCATCTCGACCATTATTTTCGCTATCGCGGCACCGATTCGCCTGACCTATTTAGGGGTAACTAAGGTGCCTGAAGAATTGGTCGAAGCGGGCAAGGCATTTGGTGCTAGCCGAATGAAACTCTTGATGAAAGTTGAGCTGCCTGCGGCTCTGCCAAGCATTATGGCTGGTGTGACTCAATGCATTATGTTGTCACTGTCTATGGTGGTGATTGCTGCATTAGTCGGGGCAGATGGTTTAGGGAAACCAGTTGTTCGAGCGCTGAACACTGTAAACATTTCTCAAGGCTTTGAAGCGGGACTCGCTATTGTTCTTGTGGCGATCATTCTTGACCGCCTATGTAAAACACCGAACCAAAAGGAGGCTTAA
- the choV gene encoding choline ABC transporter ATP-binding protein, with translation MSHDKQRMDAITIKNLDVVFGDNTQLALERLDQGKSRQEIIDETGQVVGVDNVSLNIQEGEICVLMGLSGSGKSSLLRAVNGLNPISRGSLEVKDGEKQVDLAQCDEATLRQLRTHRVSMVFQKFALMPWLTVLDNVAFGLEMQGMAKDARRAKAREQLEMVGLAEWETKFPHELSGGMQQRVGLARAFAMDTDILLMDEPFSALDPLIRAQLQDELISLQNKLNKTILFVSHDLDEALKIGNNIAIMESGKLIQHGKPEEIVLKPKTEYVKDFVAHTNPLNVLKGRSLMQPLADLEQQDQSWKVCTAKDVWIEEVEGALSIKGENDLSLLRWQPSDVDTLDIEPSTLVLASPEIGMRDAIKLKQQSDYPILLVEGQQLVGILDDSEFYSALTGDFQLNDAA, from the coding sequence ATGAGTCATGACAAGCAAAGAATGGATGCAATTACCATTAAAAACCTCGATGTTGTGTTCGGTGATAATACGCAACTAGCACTTGAAAGGCTCGACCAAGGCAAGTCTCGCCAAGAGATCATCGACGAGACAGGGCAAGTGGTTGGCGTGGATAACGTTTCATTGAATATCCAAGAGGGTGAGATTTGTGTGTTGATGGGGCTTTCTGGCTCTGGCAAGTCATCCCTTTTGCGCGCTGTGAATGGCTTAAACCCAATTAGTCGTGGTTCTTTGGAAGTGAAAGATGGTGAAAAGCAGGTCGATCTTGCCCAGTGCGATGAAGCGACACTTCGTCAACTGCGTACTCATCGCGTATCTATGGTGTTCCAAAAGTTTGCGCTAATGCCTTGGCTGACTGTGTTGGATAACGTGGCCTTTGGTCTAGAAATGCAGGGAATGGCAAAAGATGCGCGCCGAGCTAAAGCACGTGAGCAGCTAGAAATGGTTGGTCTTGCTGAGTGGGAAACCAAATTCCCACATGAGCTCTCTGGCGGTATGCAGCAGCGTGTCGGCTTAGCGAGGGCGTTCGCGATGGACACCGATATTTTGCTGATGGATGAGCCTTTCTCAGCACTCGACCCTCTGATTCGTGCTCAGTTGCAAGATGAACTGATTTCACTGCAAAACAAACTGAATAAAACCATCTTGTTCGTAAGTCATGATTTAGATGAAGCCTTAAAAATTGGTAACAACATTGCGATAATGGAATCGGGGAAACTGATTCAACATGGCAAACCCGAAGAGATCGTATTGAAGCCAAAAACCGAATATGTGAAAGACTTTGTGGCTCATACCAACCCGCTGAATGTGCTCAAAGGGCGCTCTTTGATGCAGCCTTTAGCTGACTTAGAACAGCAAGACCAAAGCTGGAAAGTATGTACGGCAAAAGATGTGTGGATAGAAGAAGTTGAAGGTGCTCTTAGCATTAAAGGGGAGAATGACCTCAGTCTTCTTAGGTGGCAACCGTCGGACGTAGACACGCTGGATATCGAGCCGTCGACTCTGGTATTGGCGAGCCCAGAGATTGGAATGCGCGATGCTATTAAACTTAAGCAGCAGAGTGACTACCCTATCTTGCTTGTTGAGGGGCAGCAGCTCGTGGGAATTCTAGACGATAGTGAGTTCTATAGTGCGCTCACGGGTGACTTTCAGCTCAACGATGCGGCTTAA